DNA from Asanoa sp. WMMD1127:
CCGCCCGGGCCGTCAGGCCCAGGGTGGTGCCGCAGAGGAGGACCGCCTGGGACAGCGGGCGGCTGACCGAGACCGTGAAGCTGAGCGTCGTCGTGCCCGTGTCGCCCTCGGTCAACGCTGCGTCCGCGACCGTCAGAGACGCCCGCGAGCTGAAGCGGGCCACCTGCGGGTCGTGGTCGCTGGAGCCGCGGGAGCCGTCGCCGGCGTGGTTGGCCGGCCAGTCCGCGTTGATGTGGGCCGCCCGCATCTGGACCAGGTCGCCGTACAGCGGCGCGTTGACGAACAGGTGGTCCAAGGTCTGGGACTGGCCCTCGAACGAGTACGAGTACGCGCTCGACGGCACCTCGCGGACCAGGTCCTCCCACAGGTTGTGCAGGCCCGCGTCGTACAGCGGCGCCAGCTGGTCGCCGGGGTTCGCCTGCACCGGGTCGTCGGGGCGCGGGAAGACGTTGAGGTCACCGCCGTAGACGACGCGGGCGTTCGGGTCCGCGCCTTCGATCGCCGTGACGATGGCGGCGCCGTAGCGGGCCTGTTCGCGGCGCTGGCCCACCCGGCCGTCCGGTGTCGACGAGTAGTGGTTGCTCACCGCCCACAGCACCGACTTCTCGTTGCTGCCCGGCGCGGCGGCGACCAGGAACTTCGCCACCTGCGGGGCTCGGGTGAAGACGTCCGAACCGTCCACGCCGGTCGACGTGTCCACGTCGGACGGCAGGTCGGCGTTGAGCGACTTCGGGTTCTGCACGTCGGTGTTGTAGCCCAGCCCGGCCGCCCGGTAGGAGACCGTCGGGTTCGCGCCGAGGACCGCGTCCGTCGCGGACGCCGGGGCCAGCGTGACCCGGTCCGTGCGGTAGAGGAACGCCGCGGTGATGCCACGGTCGTCGGCGCCGTCACGGTCATAGGCAGCGGCGTACGCCGGACCGCCCGTGGCCTTGATGGTCAGCGCCAGCTCCTGGATCGTGTCGGGAGCGCCGTCGGCGTTGTCGGTGGTGCCACAGGCCAGCGTGGCGCCCGAGACCGTGCAGATGTCCTGGTCCTCGGCCTCCTGCACCAGAATCACGTCGGGGCTGTGCAGGTCCCTGGTGATCTGCGAGGCCAGCGCGGCCAACTGGTTGTCGTAGTCGGCCTGGTCCACCGGCACGTAGTCGAACGGCGGGCTCACACCCGGGCAGCCGGTGTTGCCGAGGAAGTCGCAGCCGTCGAACGGGTCGTCGCGGAAGTCGTACAGGTTCTCGACGTTGTAGGTCGCGACCGCGAACTCGTCGTTGCGGTCGGCGGGCCGCGGCGGGTTGTTCCGGGACGGGTCGGCGCCGGCCGCGAACGAGACCTGGCCGGGCTGGATGCCGTACTTCTCGAAGGAGTAGTAGAGCCCACCGACCGCGTCGCTGGTCAGCGTGTCGAACGTGTGCGCCGGCGGCAGCAGCGTCGTGCTGTCGCCGGAGCTGTCCTTCACGCCCATCGAGCCGAACATGATCCGGTTGCCGTTCTCGTCGTCGAACCGCGCCGGGTTGTTGTCGAGCGGGTGCGAGTCACGGAAGACGCGCCGGGCGTACGGGTCGGCCCGGTCCAGCAGCGGGTCGTCCTTGTCGACCACCCACACCTCGGAGTCGGCCGTGCTGGCGAACACGTCGCGGCCACTGACCGCCTGCGCGCCGGCGCGTACCCGCAGCTGCATGCCCTCGTGCCGCTCCCAGAACCGGTCGGCCTCGGCCAGGTCGACCGGCGGCACCGCGTCGGTCACCGCCACGTCGACACCACTGGCCAGCTTGGACACCAGCGAGGCGCTGGCGAGCTGGGTCAGGTTGAAGTACTCCGTGACCCGGGCCCGGATGACGATCTCGTCGCCCACGACCGGCTGGTAGCCGCCGATCAGCGTGGGGAACGTGCTCGTGTAGACGAAGATGCCGTCCGAGGTGAGCGGGTCACCGTCCGCGAAGCCGGACGAGCTCTGCAGGAAGAAGCCGTACTGCACGGCGCCCGCGCTGGTGCGGGACAGCGTCCGCTGGGCGACCACGCCGCGCACGTCGTAGAGCTGCTGGCTGTTGCCGCTGGCCGGGGCGAGCGGCGACCGGTCGGCCTTGCCCTGCTCGGCGTCGGTCGTCTGGCCCTGCACGGCGCCGACCGTCAGCACGCCGTTGACCTGCACGGTGAGCGTGCAGGAGGCGGTCGTGCCGGCGTCGTCGGTCGACGTGAGCGCGACGGCGTAGGTGCCCGCCGGCACGTCGCCGGTCACCGAGACCGTCGCGGTGGCGGTGCCGCCGACGCCGGTCGCCGGGGTGAACCCGGTGCGGCTGATCTCCCCGGCCGCGGGCGTCGGCGTCACGCCGGTGACCACCAGCGAGGTGATCGTGTCGTCGGCGTCGGTCGCGGTGACGTCGCGGGTCGCGGCGGTGCCGGCCGAGGTGACCAGCGCGCTGCCACAGGTGAGCACCGCGGGCGCGTCGACGGGGCCGCCGCCGGTCGAGTGGCTGCCGAGCCCGTCGAACGTGTCGACGGCGAAGCCGTCCCACTGCGCGGCCGGGTCGAACGCGTCGCTCGGGTCGGTGTCGCCGGCGTCGACCGTCGACTTGCGACGCAGGGTGTTGTCGGCCGTGCTCGTGAGCCCCGTGCCCCACTCGGCGCCCGGGTCGACACCGACCTGGCCGAACGAGTCG
Protein-coding regions in this window:
- a CDS encoding lamin tail domain-containing protein; amino-acid sequence: MRSLRAPALLAAATLTTTAALVGVSSGAFAAPTDLLISEYVEGSSNNKAVELHNGTGAPVDLAGYTLSVYFNGSATPGLSSNLTGTVAAGGVFVFAHSSSAQAILDQADATTGSGLWNGDDAIVLRKGDAVVDSFGQVGVDPGAEWGTGLTSTADNTLRRKSTVDAGDTDPSDAFDPAAQWDGFAVDTFDGLGSHSTGGGPVDAPAVLTCGSALVTSAGTAATRDVTATDADDTITSLVVTGVTPTPAAGEISRTGFTPATGVGGTATATVSVTGDVPAGTYAVALTSTDDAGTTASCTLTVQVNGVLTVGAVQGQTTDAEQGKADRSPLAPASGNSQQLYDVRGVVAQRTLSRTSAGAVQYGFFLQSSSGFADGDPLTSDGIFVYTSTFPTLIGGYQPVVGDEIVIRARVTEYFNLTQLASASLVSKLASGVDVAVTDAVPPVDLAEADRFWERHEGMQLRVRAGAQAVSGRDVFASTADSEVWVVDKDDPLLDRADPYARRVFRDSHPLDNNPARFDDENGNRIMFGSMGVKDSSGDSTTLLPPAHTFDTLTSDAVGGLYYSFEKYGIQPGQVSFAAGADPSRNNPPRPADRNDEFAVATYNVENLYDFRDDPFDGCDFLGNTGCPGVSPPFDYVPVDQADYDNQLAALASQITRDLHSPDVILVQEAEDQDICTVSGATLACGTTDNADGAPDTIQELALTIKATGGPAYAAAYDRDGADDRGITAAFLYRTDRVTLAPASATDAVLGANPTVSYRAAGLGYNTDVQNPKSLNADLPSDVDTSTGVDGSDVFTRAPQVAKFLVAAAPGSNEKSVLWAVSNHYSSTPDGRVGQRREQARYGAAIVTAIEGADPNARVVYGGDLNVFPRPDDPVQANPGDQLAPLYDAGLHNLWEDLVREVPSSAYSYSFEGQSQTLDHLFVNAPLYGDLVQMRAAHINADWPANHAGDGSRGSSDHDPQVARFSSRASLTVADAALTEGDTGTTTLSFTVSVSRPLSQAVLLCGTTLGLTARAGSDYDPVIGCRTLPAGATSTTVDVTVKGDRQREQNETLTLIVAGIPGLVLADPVAIGTIRNDD